One Peterkaempfera bronchialis DNA window includes the following coding sequences:
- a CDS encoding class I SAM-dependent methyltransferase, producing MRQELVSRQLAEQLAEHFGEDGPGRPLRVLDTGCGQGVQALRLARAGHLVTGLDSDPVALGAAQAALAAESAEVRARARLLAGDGRECGRWFGPGSFDVVLCHGVLMYLPEPGPMLASLARVLAPGGLLSLLVRNGGAVAMRPGLTGDWRAALQAFDGGQDGGLRHTGLLGPPTRADRLEQLAPVLGSMDVPLRHWYGVRVFTDAVPDDAPLPADGRQLAQLLEAEERAGRTDPYRQVAPLLHVVGARRAAV from the coding sequence GTGCGGCAGGAGCTGGTCTCCCGGCAGCTCGCCGAGCAGCTGGCGGAACACTTCGGCGAGGACGGCCCCGGACGGCCGCTGCGGGTGCTGGACACCGGCTGCGGGCAGGGCGTCCAGGCGCTGCGGCTGGCCCGCGCCGGACACCTGGTGACCGGCCTGGACTCCGATCCGGTCGCCCTCGGCGCGGCGCAGGCCGCGCTGGCCGCGGAATCGGCCGAGGTGCGGGCCCGTGCCCGGCTGCTGGCGGGCGACGGCCGCGAGTGCGGCCGGTGGTTCGGGCCCGGCAGCTTCGATGTGGTGCTCTGCCACGGCGTGCTGATGTACCTGCCCGAGCCCGGCCCGATGCTGGCCTCGCTGGCCCGGGTGCTGGCCCCCGGCGGGCTGCTGTCGCTGCTGGTGCGCAACGGCGGCGCAGTGGCCATGCGGCCGGGTCTCACCGGCGACTGGCGGGCGGCGCTCCAGGCGTTCGACGGCGGCCAGGACGGTGGCCTCCGGCACACCGGCCTGCTCGGCCCGCCGACCCGCGCCGACCGGCTGGAGCAGCTGGCCCCGGTGCTGGGCTCGATGGACGTCCCGCTGCGGCACTGGTACGGCGTACGGGTCTTCACCGACGCGGTCCCGGACGACGCCCCGCTGCCCGCCGACGGCCGGCAGCTGGCCCAGCTGCTGGAGGCGGAGGAGCGGGCCGGCCGCACCGACCCGTACCGGCAGGTGGCCCCGCTGCTCCATGTGGTGGGGGCCAGACGCGCTGCGGTGTGA
- a CDS encoding aldo/keto reductase family protein: protein MEFRHLGRSGLIISEIAYGNWLTHGSQVEEEAALSCVRAALDAGITTYDTADVYAETRAEAVLGRALKGERREGLEIFTKVFWPTGPGRNDRGLGRKHIMESIDGSLRRLQTDYVDLYQAHRYDPSTPLEETMVAFADVVRSGKALYIGVSEWTAQQIREAHTLAQELRVPLVSSQPQYSMLWRVIEAEVVPTCEELGLGQIVWSPIAQGVLTGKYTPGTPPPAGSRATDSKGGATMVSRFLGDDVLERVQRLKPLADQAGLSLAQLAVAWVLQNPNVSAAIIGASRPEQVGENVKAAGVKLEPELLSAIDAVLDPVVERDPARTAEGSPKTRP from the coding sequence ATGGAATTTCGTCATCTCGGCCGCAGCGGCCTCATCATCAGCGAGATCGCGTACGGCAACTGGCTCACCCACGGTTCCCAGGTCGAGGAGGAGGCCGCGCTCTCCTGTGTGCGTGCCGCCCTGGACGCCGGGATCACCACCTACGACACGGCCGACGTCTACGCCGAGACCCGCGCCGAAGCCGTCCTCGGGCGGGCGCTGAAGGGCGAGCGCCGGGAAGGGCTGGAGATCTTCACCAAGGTCTTCTGGCCGACCGGGCCCGGCCGCAACGACCGGGGTCTGGGCCGCAAGCACATCATGGAGTCCATCGACGGTTCGCTGCGCCGGCTCCAGACCGACTATGTCGACCTCTACCAGGCGCACCGCTACGACCCCTCCACCCCGCTGGAGGAGACCATGGTGGCCTTCGCCGACGTGGTCAGGTCCGGCAAGGCGCTCTACATCGGCGTCTCCGAGTGGACCGCCCAGCAGATCCGCGAGGCCCACACGCTCGCCCAGGAGCTGCGGGTGCCGCTGGTCTCCAGCCAGCCGCAGTACTCGATGCTGTGGCGGGTGATCGAAGCCGAGGTCGTGCCCACCTGCGAGGAGCTGGGACTGGGACAGATCGTCTGGTCGCCGATCGCCCAGGGCGTGCTCACCGGCAAGTACACGCCGGGCACCCCGCCGCCGGCCGGCAGCCGCGCCACCGACTCCAAGGGCGGCGCCACCATGGTCTCCCGCTTCCTGGGCGACGACGTGCTGGAGCGGGTGCAGCGGCTGAAGCCGCTCGCCGACCAGGCGGGCCTGTCGCTCGCCCAGCTGGCGGTCGCCTGGGTGCTCCAGAACCCCAATGTCTCCGCCGCCATCATCGGCGCCTCCCGGCCCGAGCAGGTCGGCGAGAACGTCAAGGCGGCCGGGGTGAAGCTGGAGCCGGAGCTGCTCAGCGCCATCGACGCCGTCCTCGACCCGGTGGTCGAGCGCGACCCGGCGCGCACCGCCGAGGGGTCGCCCAAGACCCGCCCGTAA